From one Lysinibacillus sp. G4S2 genomic stretch:
- a CDS encoding CPCC family cysteine-rich protein, with protein sequence MKNEENKTNKYVPKISCDDTTNCEHDIESDIVVGNSPCPCCEFITIPNNGDALAYICPVCFWEIDLFIQSNIEASDQNNGLTLTEARKNYQSFGAVLPMLKKSCRQPKEYEYPTK encoded by the coding sequence CAAAAATAAGCTGCGATGATACAACTAACTGCGAACATGACATTGAATCTGATATAGTAGTTGGAAATTCACCATGCCCTTGCTGCGAGTTTATTACAATTCCGAATAATGGCGATGCCCTTGCTTACATTTGCCCCGTATGTTTTTGGGAGATAGATTTGTTTATTCAAAGTAATATTGAGGCAAGTGACCAAAACAATGGCTTAACATTGACTGAAGCAAGAAAAAATTATCAAAGTTTTGGGGCAGTATTGCCCATGTTAAAGAAGTCTTGCAGGCAACCAAAAGAATATGAATATCCAACAAAATGA
- a CDS encoding GntR family transcriptional regulator: MTVKFNNRDPVYVQVIRHFKEQIAKGYFEPGQEIPSRRELANQLKINPNTAQRAYKEMGEQGLIFTEGNMPSCITKDEKVLKSVREELIIEAVDLFLGSIKSIDVPLSEVLELVKKKHDAESGEAEESK, from the coding sequence TTGACTGTAAAGTTTAATAATCGGGATCCAGTTTATGTCCAGGTTATCCGGCATTTTAAAGAGCAAATCGCCAAGGGGTATTTTGAACCTGGTCAGGAGATTCCATCAAGAAGAGAACTAGCCAACCAGCTGAAGATTAACCCAAATACTGCACAACGAGCTTATAAGGAAATGGGGGAACAAGGATTGATTTTTACTGAGGGGAATATGCCGAGCTGCATTACTAAAGATGAAAAGGTCCTTAAAAGTGTCCGCGAGGAATTGATTATTGAAGCGGTTGACTTATTTTTAGGTTCTATTAAATCCATTGATGTGCCGTTATCCGAAGTGTTGGAACTAGTTAAGAAAAAGCATGATGCCGAAAGCGGAGAAGCGGAGGAATCGAAATGA
- a CDS encoding ABC transporter ATP-binding protein, translating into MIEVKNVMKKYGRKQVLKGLSFTAEKGEITCLIGINGVGKTTIMKAIMALTPIDSGEILIDGEKIRKESFEKITFIPDTITMLPQMKICEAFTFMADFYKNWDPKRAEELLQFFKLDPTERIANLSKGNMAKVNMILGLALNVDYLLMDEPFSGIDIFSREQIAEVFTSHLIEDRGVIITTHEISDIEHLIDRAVLIDNGEVLKEFSVEEVREKEGKSVVDVMREVYRG; encoded by the coding sequence ATGATTGAAGTGAAAAATGTCATGAAAAAATACGGCAGGAAACAGGTATTAAAAGGTCTTTCTTTTACTGCTGAAAAAGGTGAAATTACTTGTTTAATCGGAATAAACGGAGTAGGAAAGACGACAATCATGAAAGCTATTATGGCGCTCACTCCGATTGATAGCGGTGAAATTTTGATTGATGGGGAAAAAATCCGGAAAGAAAGCTTCGAAAAAATTACCTTTATTCCAGATACGATTACGATGTTGCCACAAATGAAAATTTGTGAAGCCTTTACGTTCATGGCCGATTTTTATAAAAACTGGGATCCAAAAAGAGCAGAAGAGTTGCTGCAATTTTTTAAACTAGACCCTACCGAACGGATTGCCAATTTATCAAAGGGGAATATGGCTAAAGTCAATATGATATTAGGTTTGGCACTGAATGTGGATTACTTACTGATGGATGAACCATTCTCTGGTATCGATATATTCTCCCGTGAACAGATTGCCGAAGTGTTTACAAGCCATTTAATTGAAGATCGTGGTGTGATTATCACAACCCATGAAATTAGTGATATTGAACACTTGATTGATAGAGCAGTGCTTATTGATAACGGTGAAGTTTTAAAGGAATTTAGTGTAGAGGAAGTACGTGAAAAGGAAGGGAAATCAGTCGTTGATGTCATGAGAGAGGTGTATCGCGGATGA